A region of Ursus arctos isolate Adak ecotype North America unplaced genomic scaffold, UrsArc2.0 scaffold_31, whole genome shotgun sequence DNA encodes the following proteins:
- the LOC113248138 gene encoding 60S ribosomal protein L21-like, whose protein sequence is MTNTKGKRRRTCYMFFRPFRKHGVVPLATYMQIYKKGDIVDIKGMGTVQKGMPHKCYHGKTGRVYNVTQHAAGIVVNKQVKGKILAKRINICTEHIKHSKSRDSFLKLVKENDQKKEAKEKGTWVQLKCQPAPSREAHFVRTNGKDPELPEPILYEFMA, encoded by the coding sequence ATGACCAacacaaagggaaagaggagacgTACCTGCTATATGTTCTTTAGGCCTTTTCGAAAACATGGGGTTGTTCCTTTGGCCACATACATGCAAATCTACAAGAAAGGTGATATTGTGGACATCAAGGGAATGGGCACTGTTCAAAAAGGAATGCCCCACAAATGTTACCATGGCAAAACTGGAAGAGTCTACAATGTTACCCAGCATGCTGCTGGCATTGTTGTAAACAAACAAGTTAAGGGCAAGATTCTCGCCAAGAGAATTAACATATGCACTGAGCATATTAAACACTCAAAGAGCCGAGATAGCTTCCTGAAGCTTGTGaaggaaaatgatcagaaaaaggaagccaaagagaaaggtACCTGGGTTCAACTGAAGTGCCAGCCTGCCCCATCCAGAGAAGCACATTTTGTGAGAACCAACGGAAAGGACCCCGAACTGCCGGAACCCATTCTCTATGAATTCATGGCatga